The Populus trichocarpa isolate Nisqually-1 chromosome 18, P.trichocarpa_v4.1, whole genome shotgun sequence genomic interval CCGGGGTAGTAATCTTCATGAAGATAAGATTTGCAATTTGTGTTTTGGTTGGACTGGGATGCCGGCATTCcataatttcttttccttttttgcagATGGATTTACAACATCAGAGGAAGAAGAACTGTGCATGTTTGAAACAGTGCTGTTTTGGATTGGGAATGACCATTTCTCAATTTGATCTTTGAAGTTTCCAAATTTTGCATTCAAGCctctaatcttttaatttcaaattttaacccctttaaaattagattaaaaagcaaatgggtcaaaattaggttataacAAATAGTAGTCACACCATTATAAAGGAAGTGAATGTCAAAACACTGAAGATAATCGGCATGGCTTATAGTGTGTTAATTGTCATAGATCGTTGGAAAAGGAAGCATGATTTCTTAGTTGTAAGtttggatgattttgatgtaattttagcatggatttcttaagAAATGCCAAGGTCAGTCTTATGCCATATCTTGATGGCATTATGATTGCTGACGAGAATTGTCCATGTTTTGTTCAGTATTGTAAAGCTTTGATGGAAAGTGgcaataaaaggaagaagagttTATTCTCGGCTATCATAATTGATAAAGCTttgtgaaaaaaagagaagtgtTTCTTGTGGAAATGCTTAATGAGAAAATGGATAAGTATGATAAGGTACTTAATGCCATTGCATATGTGTTAAAATAGTATATAGATGTAATGCCTCCTTAAGTTACTGAAAAAGCTCTCACCTAGAAGAGTTATTGACCATCAAATTGAGTTGGTGCAAGGATCAAAGTTATTATCTCAACCTCTTACCGAATGTCACCTATTGAATTGACAGAATTAAGGAAATAATTGGGAGATTTGATTGATGATGGGTTTGTTTGTCCTTCTAAAGCTCTATATGATGCCCCAGTTTTGTTCCAAAAGAAGGTAGATGAGAGCCTTTGTATATACGTGGACTATATGACATTTAACAAAGTGACAGTAAAAAACAAGTATCTAGTTTCTTTGATTCAAGATTTGATAGACAGATTGTGTAGAGCTTCCATCTTTACAACCTAGACTTGTGTTCTAGATATTGGCAAGTCATAATTGATGAAAGAGATGAGCGTAAGATTAAGTGTGTAACAAGGTATGGTGCATAAGAATTTTTGTTCATGCCATTTGGTTTAATGAATGTTCTAACAACTTTTTGTAATATTATGAATGATGTATTGTATgattatttggttaattttgttGTAGCCGACTTAGATGATGTTGGAGAGATCATGTAATTCATCTTTTAAAAGTTCTGAGTAGATTGAGAGAAcataatttatatgtaaaaacaGAGAAATGCAAGTTTGCAAGATCTAAAATTATGTTCCTAGGATATTTAGTTGGGGAGGGTCAAGTAAGAATATGACTTAAGAAAGTTCAAGTCATTGTTAAGTAGCCAACACCAAAGAGATGTTCCGGAGTTGCGTTTATTTTTTAGgactaacaaaataattatagatgGTTTATTAAAGGCTATAGCAAGAAGACAaccttttttttagattttttgaagAAGAACTAGAAGTGGGAATGGTCAGTTGAATGCTAATGAGTTTTTGAGAAGTAAACGACAACAGTGACTTTTCCTCCAGTTTTGGGATTGCTCGATTTTGAGAGGACATTTAAAGTGCACATCGATGCTTTGGATAAGGTTATTATAGGAATGTCGGTGTAAGATGGACACCTGTTGCATTCGAGAGTCAGAAACTAAATGATGCCTTACAAAAATGTTCAACACATAAGAAAAAGATGACAATAATGGTGCATTGCTTTGGTATGTCAAGAGTATACTTGTTGGGGCCAAGGTTCATTATGAAGATTGATAATGTGGCTATTACTTTCTTCAAAACTTAGAAGAAATTATTGTAACAGCATGCTCGGTGGCAAGAGTTCTTAGCCGAATATGACTTTGTGAGGGAATACAAGTTAGAGCAATATAATCATGTTACGGATGCTCTTAAAATTGTACCAGTCAGACATGCTAGTACAATTTTATCAAGCTACTAAGGATGACATAACGTACAAGAAGTTGGTTGACCTTATTTGAGAAAGGACAGTCCAAAGATATTGGTTGAAAATGATCTCCTCTATACAAaaaagagttattttttaatgctaaGTAGGAAATTACAAAAGTATATTATATAAAAGATGCATGATTCATAGTGGGCTAGACATCCAGGAAGGGAAAGAATGCAGGCTATCATATCCCAAACTTACTATTGGCTAAAAATTGACAAGGATGTTGAGTTTTATGGCAAGACATGTTTGGTATGTCAACAGGACAAGGTACTACAATAGAAAGAAGTTGGATTGCTACAACCACTGCTTATTCCAAAGAAGCCTTGGATGTCAATTTCGATGAACTTCATTGTGAGGTTTCTAAAAATTGATGGCATGAACACCATCATGGTTATCATAGATAGATTCACTAAGTATGCAGTGTTTGTGGACGCCCCCTGACAGTGTGTCCAATTAAGGTTGTTGGTGGGTTGTTCTTATCAAAATATGGTGAAGTATTCTGGAGTGCCTTCTTATATTGTTAGTGATCACAATATGTGATTTATAGGTAAGTTTGAGACAATGTTATTCAACATGATGGGGACAGTTAAAGCATTTCACTATCAATCATTCACAAATCGATGGACAGATAGAAAGgagaaatgttttatttaaggAATATTTGAGGCATCACATGACAACAATGCAACAAAATTGGTTGGAATTATTTGACAGTGTTCAATTTTGCTACAATATCCAAAAATCCTCGATAACAAAAACTagtttgtttgagttgattttgggGACACAACCCCAAACTCCTATAGAGATTTTTGTGCAAAAATATGATGAGAAGAGTCCAGCTACGAATAGGTTTGCTATGGAAAAACAAGAATTGTTTAAACAAGCAAATGATAGCTtatgaaatgcaagaaaaaaggaTAATGAATTATGTTGACCAGAAACAAAGACTGCTGGAATTAAGTGAGAGCGACAAGGTGTTACtcaaattaagtccatagaTTTGGAAGAAAATTATGGGGAAGTCAAAGCATCGAGGGCTGATGCCGAGATATGATGGACCTTTCAAAATGATGGAAAAACAGAGATTGTTGCCTATAGATTGAAGCTGCCAGAGCAACTACTGTAACTTTTCATATAAGTTATTTAAGACTTTTAATAAAGTCCAAAAAGGATCTATAATAAAGTAAGTTATAAAAAGCTCCAGCAATGATTCACAAACAGTTTGACAATGGTATTGTCAAGATTCATCATCAACTCGACcaacataaaaagaattaacaaaCTGAGTTTTTAGTAAAATGGGAGAAAAACTTGGAGGTTTTTtgtgggaaaagaaaataaatttgtgaCAATTCAAAGACAAAGTGCAAGAATACCTCATCTTTATTCTGATGAGAAAATTGGACTCTTCTGGTAGGGATAGTTTGTTAGAGGTATTGGCGCAAGGGTGCGCCAACAAATGCACATTATCTAGAATTTGGCAATGAAAGACATCGTTAGCCCGCGCGAACAACAACGAATCTAGCAGGCAGCGTGCAATTGGTCATGCGAACCATGGGTTATTGGCTTGGCATGAACATGGGTCTTTGATAATTGACCATCTAGGTTGGCACGAAACACAGCAAAACTGACAATAAGGGCTTGTGGGAGAAAGTGGCAGCAGAGTTGTGGGAAGCTTTGGTGGTTTTCAAACATGGCTAGTTGGTGGGAGAACTATCCTGATTGTGGGTGATAGGTTGTTAAACATGGGGCATGGTTAGGAATGCTCTATATAGTCACTAGATTCATGAGAACGTGGGAGAGACTGTCCAACAGTTGTTAGATTGAGGCCACTAAGTTCATGGAGAATATGGAGGAGAAATTGTCTAGCAGTTGCTAGATTGAGGCCACTAAATTCATAggaaaaatgagagaaagaTTGTCCTACAATGTCTTTTAAAATAAGGATGACAGCTTTGCTTTGTAACTTCCATAATATTGTTTATAAATAGGCTTGAAAGCCTTTGCTATGTAGCATGCAAGTTTTATGCATAGTATATATAAGTGTATTGTGTATTTCCTTTGTTGAGGTAATACTAAAGGTTCCAAATTTTCTTGTATATGATGTGtcctattttgttttattgtttgtgttGAATCCGCTTGCTTACAACAAGTTAACATGTGAAAACCTTTTTTGGTGAGtgaaatatataattgtaaGCAAACACGagtgaaaatataagaaaaacttcGTCTAACAAGACTAAACTGCCATGTAGGGGCTGGAATTTTGAGCGAAAATTGTCCTTGTGACAAAGGGGATGGCAACCGACCCTCGGAGAGTAGAGGCAATGCAGAACTGGTCTAACTTAAAATCAATGAAGCATGTGAAGGGATTCTTGGGGATGAAAGGTTATTATAGATGGTTCATACGTAATTATGGCAAGATTGGCAAGCCACTTACTGACCTGTTCAAAAGGAAGGGTTTCACTGGAATGCAGAGGCACATAAAGCGTTTAAAATCCTTAAAGAAGCCCCGACTACAGTTCTAAATCAATATCTGTTAAACTCCCTCTCCCTGTGTCTTTCATGGTACAGGTACATGCGAACATCTTGTGTGTATTCAAGTAAAGCAACTCACAGTGCAAACCACTGCAAATGCATGGCAAGTTTCCTTTAACGCCAGCACCTGATAAACATCAGTAAGAGTAGAAGAGATAGCATGTTGATTAACGGGGCACAGACAACTTCCTGGAAATGCAAATTGCAAGGCTCAAAGAGAGATGAAAGAAGATGATAGAGAATCAGTCTGATGAACTAGAAGATACCACCCGATGTACTTGATCTTCATGAATGAAGGGTGCACGGTGAAAACAGTGTTTTTAGGGCCAAGAAAGACAGAAATATGGATTTGCAATGTTTTAAGAAACGAAGAGATCCTTCAATGGagagaatttgaaataaaaatgaaagaggatTACGATTTGCTGGATATTTCCCTTATTAATTCAGTGGCGCAATCAGGTTTTGAAAGCAACTTGATATCCATGAAATAATAACAAGGGAAATagctttgaaacaaaaataataagctACAGGCAAATGGTAACTGATCAACAGAACAAAATTGATTGCAGAGCTTTTCTTGCTTAACAAGAGCAACCAGCTTTTTAAAAGTCTATGGTTCTTCAGAAGTCAATATGATTATAGAAAACTCAGTCACTGGCTCAAACAAGATTGGGATAAAAACAGTTCTCAAATCTTGTCAGTGAAAAACCGAAGctctaagaaaatatatatttcatctaCAGACCAAGCTACAAACAGCATTCCAGCAAACAGTGCACCACCTTTGGAAGAGCTTGTGggaaatatgaaaaacattttgcaaATTCAAGGCCTGCCTTTCACAGGACATTGCAAAACAATTTTACTGACAGTGAGAGTCTCTGTATTATGCACAAAGAGTGCTCGAGGATAGAAAAGGGAGAATTAGGATGGCTTGACCTGTGCTGGAATTTTAGCTTGGTGGCGAGTCTTGTATGGGTGTTCAGATATCTCTTGCAATTTTTACCTGCTGCTGATCCTTTAAAGTTCATGTGCATACTGGATAGCTAAGTTTCGATCGAATGGGATAAAACAGTACTGCTATGAAGTTCTTTCCAGGAATAGGATAATAAGCAGAAAGACATTATTTCTTGCTTATTATCAGCCAAGTACTTTGTTTCCAAACTTTGCATGAGGTCAATTATGTATCACTACAATATGAAAATCCCTGGTTTCTATCCCAGATTTTGCCCTTTTCGCATCAGAGCTCTGAAGTGTATAGATTACATTCTTCGCTTATCACTCCCCATGATTTGAATATAACTAAGTTGTGCCAGAAGCCCATGTAAGATTTGCCAGATTCTGCGATTCACATGTACAAACACATTTATGCTAAGGTAGGCATGGAAAACCCACAATCTTGAAGCGAAACACGAGCAGCAGAATACGGCTTCAGCAGGGATGTTTTCCGGGCCCAGTCACTTGAAAATTGAAACATAGCATCAAAGACAAGTAGAAGGATAtcaatttgttattaatattggaATTCCAATCAATTCTCagattttaaaatacaaagagCAAGACTACAGCTCTTTACACCAGTGGTTTACCTTTCAACAAGCTACACAAGAGTATCCCGCAAAACTGTCTAAGACTTCCTCTTTGTTGGCTGTAAATTATACAGAAGAGCTTCAGGTCTGTAGCGATGGCAGCAGACAGCCAACACCGATGCTTATCGTACAACAGTGCAACCAACTGAGGGCATTCTATTTGAAACTTGCCCTGGCTTGGTTGCTGCAAAATAATTTCCTGATTCATACAGGATCTGCAGCAGGAGAGTACAGACATCTGGATGCTCAACCCACAATTTCCATCTTGCAGGGGCCGAGCTTCAACAGAAGGGGAGCCATCTGGTTCATCCTGGCAACAAGAAACAGAACTGGGTGCATCAACAACTTCCAATTTAAACAATTGTCAATGCCTTGGAACCAGGACAGCCTGACCCAATTATAGCTTTGGGATAACAAATCTTCACAGGTATGTTTCAATCCTCGAACGAATGCATGCATATTTTCTCCAGCAGCAATGGCCAATCTTCACCAAGTTGCTGTGGATTTAGCTCCATGGCAACTTTGAAATCAAGCATGGATATTGAACTATGCTGTCTCTGTTCCTGCATACCCTCTACAGGACCACTGCTACTCTGCATATGCGCGTGATTACTCGCCCACATGCGATTGATAACCTTTTGTGCCTGCTGCTTGTGAACAGGGTGCTTTCTTGGATCATGCAGAGACCGTGCTCCTACTAACTCAACACATGACTTGATCAACCTCTTCAAGTACGAATCTAACATATTATTCAACCTGTTTGCACATTCCATAGTAACCCCTCCAAGGCCTTGTGCAGCTGCAATCTGCTCCATGCGTTTCCTCAGCATCTCTGAATCAGACAATTCACCACTGTCATAATAGCGAACAAAATCACCACTACTTGCAACTGGCATAGTTTTGCGGGCCCCACCCACACTAGCTGAACAAAATGGAATCCCTAATGGTGCAAGTAGGGGAGTTCTAGAAAAGTTCAAGCGGTTTGCATGCTCCACCTCTTCTCCATCTTCCACAAAAGCTGTCTGGTCTTTGCTCTGTATCCTTGATCCTTCAATTGGCCGTTGAGCTGACCCCTCCCTTTCATTCTCAGATTGCTCAGCAACTGTTTGAAGATGCTGCACTGGTCTCTGAAAATCACAAGGAGCCGATTCCCCATTCTCCACAACAAACTTACTTCCACTATCTTCTGTACCAATTGATTGATGTGAGATACATTCGACTTTCCCATTGGGCCCAAGCGGGCTGGGTCTATCTCTCTGCTTCCGATCACGTATCCCTGATCTAATCTTTCTTGGAGACACTGGTAAAACTCCATTGGACCAAATGGGTGTGTTTTGATTTGGAATAAGGGACCCACTTTGTTCATGCCCATCTTCTCTAACTGGAGAACTGTTTGGAGCTTGAAGCAGAGATTTTGTGGGACCCGCCTCATAAATTGGTGGTGGCGTCTTCGCCTGACAggcattcttcaatattgagcGTATAAGATTATTGTGCAGCGGCAGATTCTCCCTTCCGAGCAAGCGAAAACATGACTTATCAAACTCACTCTTACTCAGCTTCTGACTCAAAAATCGATTCAGATAGTAAAAATACTTCTTTGACCTCTCAACTCCAATCTTCTTCACTATCTGAGTTCTCAATTCAACCAAATCAACTCTGGAGCTCTGATGAGGTAGCATTTCTCATGAAACAGATTCATACACCATCCAAAAACAGAACCacaaaaccccaaaaccccCAATCGCACACTCAATTACTGTTATTTTCACCTCCCCGATAACAAAATTCACACACCCACATATCAAATTAAATGCAAATCAACAGTCAACCTCTGCTTATCTCTAGCACAAACAGTCCCAAACACCACCATTCaccaaaatcacaaaaaccCAAGATTCTCAACCTGGAAAACAGCTATTTCTGTTTCCAGACAACCCAAAAGTCGCCAGCCAACAACCAATACAATGCTAACCCAAATCTCATCTTTACGAAATCCAAAACCCTAAGAGATCAAACtcactaaaaaaaactcaatccaaaTCACCCAGAACCAAAACCAATTCATTCAAACACACAATAAATCAAAACCCTAACTTCAAATCACCAAACTTTATACGCACAACAAActcctttctcttctttcacCACTGCAccattcaaaataacaaaaacccatTTCATTTTTCACATTATTTCACACAATTCACAAGCTAACAAGTTCAAATTTTGACTAATTTAACTTAATAAACGGAGATCAGTAAAAGAAACTAAACAGAGCCCGTTCAAAAAATTGACACCAAAACAACAATGAAGTGCAAAAGGCAAACTTTAAGAGTGTGAAGTTAATGGgttttaaagattaattaagtaaatatttaaaaaactaaccttTGATTAAACTTCACCAAAATTGGAGAGTGAGAGGTTGATTCTTGGCTTGTTTTCTTGGGTTTTCAATGTAGTTTTTTCTGTGTTGTTGATTTGAAAAGAGGGCCAAAGAAAGAGAGGTTTTCTTGGCTTTGAGAGTGTTAGCTAGCTTGATCGCTCCTTTTTGCTGCTAATTTAGTGTAATAAAtagtttcttttcctctctctctctttgtttttgtgttttattttcttggtttctctctgtgtttctttctctctcttcgtTTGCTTCTTTCTTGCTTGGTCTcgccttgtgttttttttaagtacaaacgtgtttaattcattttttttttaattttgatcctttttaatttattttgtgaatttaaaTTCAACTATCATTTATCCTTTCTACTTTcacatactattttttttaacaattagcataattattaaacctgattttatatattttaattttaaataacaaaactaaaacattattattttaaagttttttaagtcaaattaaattttaattaaacatgtcATGTTAATTGAGTTAAATTACATgctgtttaatttaaaaatcaaaatagtaaaTTAATAGATTAACAAATCAgaccaaatcaaatttaatattgatataattaaattattttttatgtaataaaattaattttttattcaatcaaatttagAGAGAAATTAATTGtcttattttgatttgagtTTGAGATTAAAACCCACTTGTTTTCAAccagtttttcaaaaatactccatattttttaattgaaaaatattaattttgaacaATTAAATTGGTTATAAAACTAATGACCCATATAaccaaaattagattttataataacTAAAGTATAGAAACACATAATTATGTTGTATTTGAAGATTTTCTACTTGTGAGTTATTGGTCGGCAAGTACTATTACGAAAATGGGAAGATTCATCGCATAGTATTTGGCTAGGGCAAATGGCTCCACCTCCCACTCGAGGAATATTTGCCATCTTGGAGCTCAAAACGGATGACCTACTACACTACTATTTGAAGTCAATTGAGCTTTGTGGATAAACTATTTAATACAAATGTGGTGGTGTTTTATCCTCTTTTAAGACTTCGGAACATTTGTGCAAAATCTTACCAAGTAACTACTAACTACCTTTGAAACACACTAAACATAGGAGAAAAGAAGCTCTCGTGACCTGCCTTGAAAGCCACTTGCATAGGAGACGAGAAGCCATGCATAAGCTGAAACaattattccatttttttttaattaattttctgttGAGTATTCATTGAGAATTTTTATGCTGCTTCCCATGGAAGATATGAGAGATCCcgccaaaaaaataataagaattctTTCATCtattaaaaccttttttttttttggtaatccCTTTTTGTTTCTCTCATTTTGTATTCATCTCTCTCAGTGGAGTGTCataaatttctttattaataaaatgttaaatgtCCTTTACTACTATTACATGATCACgagttgaaattatattatagtggctgaattattatttactcatatttgattaattttgagttttataattaattttagtttagtttttatgaggttattattatttcatgacTTGATATGTTGATTGACAAGTCAACCTTGATTGTTTCAAattgattcaaaatattttcatttcaatatttattaaaacaaactcatcttaaacttttattttgacctaaactatatttttacttgtCATTCGTATTGTCTTTAAACCCTCCAAGGCGACTAAGTCGAATTGAATCAATTTAcacatagtttaatttttcttctactagaaaaacattaacaatgtctaaatcttttttatgttaaaaaaaaaaagagatttggtTCCACCAGCAACGTAGCGCAGGCCAATAATCTAgttaacatatactaaaaggccTCGACTTTTTACTATAACAATGAATAATGAAATGTCAAggtcttttttcattttatttctaaaaaataagatatttttcactttagtcctccAAATTTATGAGgactctttttaattttttaattttaaatgttttttttttcaatttcatccttcaacattgaaatTTACTGAGTATTGggcttaataatttgttttgatttgttttctgttaaattatcttgatcttataacCTGTGTTGCAAGTTTTGTGGGTTAGCTatgttgactcgggtcatttttttatttgctttttatagggaTTATAAAGGTCTCATGACTTGCATAACAgctttaacaagttaactcaagttggtccgaatcaatttaatatgttattttaatattttttaaaaaaatattatcttaatttgtttttcaaaatatatttttattgattatctggttattttttatctatcaagttAATCAAATCACATTAtatcaatcatattttttttttctaataacaaacatattaatcaacaccttattttttttttttacgttgaaaataaattgatcagAGTTGCAACTTGCAACGTTGCGTGAACAATTATCTAGTTCGTGCGTGCATGTGTAAGCTAATGCTTTTCACAAATCTAATGGTTGAATTCTTCGGAAAGTGGTTTtggaaaacaagttgaaaaactTTCAGTAAATTAGATCATAGATGTCGTGGAGTGCTTGTTGAAATCAAAGCACTTCGGAACCccttttttgaatttgaacaGGAGCCAACTCACAACAGTCTCACCTTCATCCATGGAAGGAAATATTGATGCACGGTTTTTCCAAGTTTCTAATATGGTTAATTATGTGGGGGCGAGGGTTTGCGGACAGTTGTTATCTGACAGTAACTTCATCAGCTAGACAGCAACATGGCTCCTGCTCAAAAAGCTTCCACCTATGGAAGAGTGAACCTCATATGAAACACAAGATAGCTGACTTTTCATAAGAAAAGGTATTCAATCTTGTGACGTAAAACATTTGACTGTGGAATGATGTTCCTAACAGCATTATATGTGtttaaatcatgataaaaattgTTCTGAAAACAGCACAGCTCCTGAATGAAATAATGCTTTCAAAGCAACGCGCAATAGATTTTCAGAGTGACACAATAAATATGTTTCACCTGCGTAATCTGAAGTTTACAGAACAGGATATGCGGTCCTCAGATCTTACAAAATTCTGTTGGTATTGAGCACAGCTAATTTCATTGCTTCTGTTTCAAAGAGAGAGAATATAAATGGTATCAGTCATGTCTTGAAAACTTGATTACTTAATCCTTGGAGGTTATAACCAGCAGACCTAGAGCGCCTATAAGCATGTACTGCAAGAAAAACCAGCACCACGTTAAACATTATATGCAAAACTAGGGAAATGAGTGCCTCCAGAAAAAACTCAACTCGTAAAAGCGTAGAAtgcaaaaacttaatttttcaagttgattgatttataatttctGTGGagaatttcatatttcatttttcaattgtttGTCATAAGCTAGGGAAATGAGGTCCTCTGgcattttttactcaaaaaggAAAGATCTGTGTTAGTGCAAACCCTAGACACTACCTTGATAATAGGTTTC includes:
- the LOC7476672 gene encoding uncharacterized protein LOC7476672, which produces MLPHQSSRVDLVELRTQIVKKIGVERSKKYFYYLNRFLSQKLSKSEFDKSCFRLLGRENLPLHNNLIRSILKNACQAKTPPPIYEAGPTKSLLQAPNSSPVREDGHEQSGSLIPNQNTPIWSNGVLPVSPRKIRSGIRDRKQRDRPSPLGPNGKVECISHQSIGTEDSGSKFVVENGESAPCDFQRPVQHLQTVAEQSENEREGSAQRPIEGSRIQSKDQTAFVEDGEEVEHANRLNFSRTPLLAPLGIPFCSASVGGARKTMPVASSGDFVRYYDSGELSDSEMLRKRMEQIAAAQGLGGVTMECANRLNNMLDSYLKRLIKSCVELVGARSLHDPRKHPVHKQQAQKVINRMWASNHAHMQSSSGPVEGMQEQRQHSSISMLDFKVAMELNPQQLGEDWPLLLEKICMHSFED